ATTGGTGCCAGAAAAGCAGTTGCTGCATACACTTCACTAAACTGGCCAGGTATGCCTGGCAGCCCGATCCAGAAAAGATGCTGCGCGTTCAGGTTCGCTTTGATGGACGTGCCATTCTGCCAGCGCAAGTAACCGCAAAAAGGTATAGAAGGGGATCAGACGATTTATTTTGCCCAACTCATCAGCCGGCGCTTCATAGTGTGGCAGGAGTTGTGTCAGCAATACGGGGTTGTTTGCCGCAATGACCCCCAGGTCCATCGCCGGGTCGCCACTCCGCGCTTCGCCCAGATCAATCAACCCCGCTATTCGGTTGTTGGCTATGAGAAAATGATCAGGCCTACCATCAAAGAGGATAAACGCATTACCGCGTGTTGCCAGCAGCGGTTGCAGGGTGTCAACTATGTGCCATGTTTCACTGATGCGGGCTGCTGAAATGTTTGCGGTTTTTTGCCACCAGGGCAGGGCATGATGCAGCCAGCCTTTCATCCATTGATCCCAAGAATCATTGCCGGCATATGGCGGCTTTCCGCCTATCTGATGGATGCGCCGCAACAGCGCGGCCGTTTCCCGCATAACCGCGGGGCCATGGGAGGTATGCAGTGCCGTTCCTTTAATCCAGGTGTGCAGCACAAAAGGCATGGGTTGATCGCCTGTTGCCTGAAGGTGCGCCACCGGCAAGCCGGCTGCTGCAAGCTTATTATTGTTCGCCACTTCCTGATGTATCATCTCGGGCGTAGCAGCAGCCTTTAATGCGTAGCACGCTGTAGCCGTTTGGACCTTCAAAACAAGGCGATCTGCCCGTTCAACAAGGACTTGGATTGAAGCCTGCTCGAAGTTCAGATGGCGCAGCAGCGTCTGCTTTGTGGTATGTGTTGTGAAGTCAAACATGCAGAAAATGGAGCCCTTTGGCCGTGTTTCAGAAACCAGCCGCTACGCTTGTAGTAATTCAATAGGTTGAAACTCGCCTCACCCGATGAAAGCCCATGCTTCTTTTTTCTCTGGCGCTCCTCCTGCTTCTGGCAATTACCACTCCTGTTCAAGCCCAGGAATCGGCTAATGAGGCATATAACGCATTGCAGGCGGGCGACTACGCAAATGCCATTGAACGATATAAAGAACGCCTGGCGATAGATGAAAACGTTGCCTCTATGGATGTGATCCATTATGCGGAAGCGTTTCAGATTACGGGTGCTTATGAAGCCGGCCTCGATGCTTTGGAGGCATTCCCGGATAACGCATACGTTTTACATGCCCGCGGGGCGCTCTATGAATTGATGGGTGCGTATCAGGAAGCGGAGGCTGCCTACCGGGCGGCCGCTGAGCAGAAACAAGACCTCTGGCGTAATCTCTACCTCGCCGCCGAACTGTTTACGCGGACGGGGCGGGAGTCGCAGGCAGAGGAGTTGTTCAACTACATTTACCGCAATTACAAAAACAACGCATTTCGCACGGCTGAAGAACTTGGTGTTGCTGCAAAAGCCGCAGCCCGGATGGGAGAATTTAGAGATGCAAACGATGCGTTTCGTACGGCACATCAGCTTGAACCGGGGCACATTCGCAACCTGTATTGGTGGGGCGAGCTCTTTCGGGAGAAGTACAATGACGCAGATGCCCAACGCACATTTGATGAAGCCATTGCCGCCAACCCTTCTTACGCACCGGTATATGTAGGCTATGCCCGCTCGGTCCGGTCTTTTGCCAAACAGGAAGAGTTTGCGCGCCTGGCATTAGAAAAGAACCCGAATAGCGCGCCAGCAAGAAACATCCTTGCCGGCCTGTCGATTCTCGATGGCCAGCTCGATCAGGCAGAAAATTTTGTTGATGAAGCCCTTGCCATCAACCCCAGTAGCATGGAAGCGCTGGCACATCTGGCTACAATACACCATTTGAGGGGTGCACAGCCGGCGTTTGATGAAGTAGAGGCCCGCGCCCTTGCGCTTAATCCGCGTGCAAGTGATTTCTATACGTTGCTTGCTGCAAATTGCGAACTCAAGTTTCGCTATCCTGATGCCGTTGCTTTCGGAGAGAAAGCCATCCGTACCAACCGTAGAGATCCCAATGCTTATGCCCAACTCGGCACGAGCCTGCTCCGCCTCGGGCGGTCACAAGAAGCGCGCAGGTATCTGGATTTTAGCTTTGAGCAAGATCCTTTCAATCTGTTTGTTGGCAATACGCTCACCCTGATTGATGAATACGACGACTTCGCTTTACTGGAAAGCAGCCACTTTCGCTTGCTAATCCACAACACGGAACGTGATGTCCTGGGGCCGGCCATCCTCGCTGAAGCTGAAGCTGCCTATGCCAGCCTTGTGCCGCGCTATCCCTACACTTTCCGGGAAAAGATTTTTATCGAAGCGTACAACGATGCAGATGATTTTGCCGTGCGTGTAGCCGGTGTACCACATCTAGGTTTGCTCGGTGTAAGTTTTGGTGATGTGGTAGCCATCAATACGCCTCGCGGACAGCAGCCGGGTTCTTACAATTGGGCCCGAACACTCTGGCATGAGCTGGTGCATACCTTCTCGATAGGGGTCTCCGAGTTCAAGTTACCGCGCTGGTTTGCAGAAGGACTCGCCGTTTATGAAGAGCACGTTGCACGTCCGGAATGGGGACGCGAGATGCAACTCGAATTTCTGATGGCGTTCAACGAAGACAAATTGCTGGCCCTCAACCAAATGGATCGCGGATTTACCCGCCCAACCTACCAGGGCCAGATCCTCATGAGTTATTATCATGCATCCCGTGTCATTGGGTTTATTGCTGATGAATACGGTTTCCCTGCCATTGTGCAAGTGTTACAGGGATTTGCAGCCGGCAAAAATGATGCAGCGAGCGTGCGCGATGCAACCGGCCAAAGCCTGGAAGCCATAGATACAGCTTTTCGTGCCCAGGTACAGGCTGAATACACTGCGTTGGCACCTGTGCTGCGCGGGATGCCCAATCCGTTTGAGGATGGAGAGCCCGGGGTATTGGATGGAGCCCTGGTAGGACGTAGTGATTTTTTGAGGGCGCTGCAAACAGGGTACGAAGCACTTGGTGCAGAACAATGGGACGCCGCCATCGCAGCGTTTGAAGAGGCCAGAATCCTATACCCGGCTTACACCGATCCTGGCAACCCGTACAGTGGCCTCATTGCGGCCTACCGTGCGAAAGAAGACAATGCCAAATTGACTGAAGTGCTGGAGCAGTTCCTGGCGATTTCTGAACATGGCGCAGATGAAGCAAAAGAACTGGGAATGTTGTTTTTAGCACAAGGAGAGCCGGATAAAGCAACGAATTATCTTGAGCGTAGTCTTCAAGTTGCACCTTATGATCGCGATGTGTATACCTCACTGGCTTCTCTTTATGCTGATGCCGGCGATTTGAACAAAGCAGTACGATCGCGGCAAGCAATCCTTGGATTAAATCCTGTTGATCGGGCTGCGGCGTATTATGAGTTTGCCCGTGCCTTGCAGCAGGCAACACGATCAGATGAGGCCAGGCGTGCGGTATTACAAAGCCTCGAACTGGCGCCGGCGTACAGAGATGCGCAGAAATTATTGTTAGAGATTGTAGACGGCGCACCCTAGCCGCATAATTGGCAATCATCGCGTAGTCATAAAATATCAATCCATTTTTAAACGCGCTTTTTGTCAACCTGCGATGCGCGCAGTGCAGGCATTTAATTGTTAGATATGTAAAATCTTGTACATATCGTAAACTTTGATTTTTTGAGTGGCGTAGGTAGGTTATTGTGATGTATAGAATTTGTCTCATATCAACGTTACTGTTGGTGTTAGTGCTGCCAGATAAGGCCACTGCGCAGACGGATCATGGCTTTCAATTTGTACGCATCCAATTTGGTGATGCGGTAGACAGTAGCGACGGAGAGGGATGGCGCCGGCGATGGGGAGCCCACTGGAGCCACGACTGGCCAGTAGCAGAACGCAATTTACATCTTGCCCTGGACCGTACCACAGACATTCATGTGGAAGGTGACCCGATTGTCTTGCGCCTGTCTGATGAAGAAATTTTTGAATACCCGATGCTTTACATCTGTGAGCCAGGGTACTGGATGATGGAAGAGGAGGAAGTAGAGAACCTGCGAGATTATTTAAATCGGGGCGGCTTTGTATTGTTTGACGATTTTGGCTCTGAGTCTGAGTGGATTCAGCTAGTAGAAGAAATGAAGCGGGCTTTCCCGGATCTGGAGCCGCGCGAACTGCCCAATAATCATCCGATTTGGAGCATTTTTTACGATATCGACCCGGTAGAAGCACCGGCCCTTGTTAAGGGACGCGGATACTTTACAAAATACGATGATGCCTACATCGGTTACTTTGATAAAAACGGCCGCCTGATGGCACTGGCCTGCTACAACCAGGATTTAGGCGACGGCTGGGAATGGCCAGATAGAAATTTTGAAGAGGCTTCAACCATTAGTTTTCAAATGGGTGTGAACTTCCTCATTTATGCACTCACGCATTAAAGTTTAAGGTTGAACGTTTAAAGTTGTGTATTGCAATGACCCTTTGGCTAAAACCTTCAACCTCGAGACACCTTAAACTTTCAACCTTTAACTCAAACCAGGCGACGTGAACGGAAACGATCTACATGGCAATGGTGCACCTGACGCATCTGAAAATGAAATCCTCCAGCAGCTGCAAGCCGGCAGGACACAGGTTATTGAGCAGCTCCGCAAACGTATTGTTGGGCAGGATGAAGTCATCGAAAAAGTACTCATTGCTTTATTCGCCGGAGGACATTGCCTCATTACTGGTGTACCCGGACTGGCTAAAACACTGTTGATCAAGTCATTGGGTGAGATCCTCGACCTCTCATATAAACGCATTCAGTTCACACCCGATCTGATGCCGGCGGATATCACAGGTATTGATGTAATCGAAGAAGATCGCTCAAAAGGCACGCGCCAAATCAAGTTTATCAAGGGCCCCATTTTCGCCAACATCATTCTGGCTGACGAAATCAACCGGACGCCGCCGAAAACCCAATCTGCCCTGCTCGAAGCAATGCAGGAATTTCAGGTGACAGCGGGGGGCGAGCAATTAAAGCTCGACCGGCCATTTTTTGTACTGGCAACCCAGAACCCGATTGAACTAGAAGGCACCTACCCTCTGCCCGAAGCACAGCTCGACCGGTTTATGTTTAACCTCGTGATCGACTACCTGTCTGCTGAAGACGAATTGGAGGTTGCGATGTCTACGACGTCTGATGAGCAAGCCCCTTTGCAGACAGTGCTTAAAGGTGAAGATGTGCTCGCTTTTCATAAGCTGGTCAAAAAAGTCTACGTGCCAAAGAATGTGGGTGAGTTTGCTGTTTCTATTGTGCGTAGTACGCGGCCGGCATCAGATGAGGCACCAGACTATGTGAAGAAGTGGGTGCGTTGGGGAGCCGGCTTACGCGCCATTCAGTACCTCTTGCTCGGCAGCAAAGTCAGGGCTGT
The sequence above is a segment of the Bacteroidota bacterium genome. Coding sequences within it:
- a CDS encoding aminoglycoside phosphotransferase family protein, with translation MFDFTTHTTKQTLLRHLNFEQASIQVLVERADRLVLKVQTATACYALKAAATPEMIHQEVANNNKLAAAGLPVAHLQATGDQPMPFVLHTWIKGTALHTSHGPAVMRETAALLRRIHQIGGKPPYAGNDSWDQWMKGWLHHALPWWQKTANISAARISETWHIVDTLQPLLATRGNAFILFDGRPDHFLIANNRIAGLIDLGEARSGDPAMDLGVIAANNPVLLTQLLPHYEAPADELGKINRLIPFYTFLRLLALAEWHVHQSEPERAASFLDRAARHTWPV
- a CDS encoding DUF4159 domain-containing protein codes for the protein MYRICLISTLLLVLVLPDKATAQTDHGFQFVRIQFGDAVDSSDGEGWRRRWGAHWSHDWPVAERNLHLALDRTTDIHVEGDPIVLRLSDEEIFEYPMLYICEPGYWMMEEEEVENLRDYLNRGGFVLFDDFGSESEWIQLVEEMKRAFPDLEPRELPNNHPIWSIFYDIDPVEAPALVKGRGYFTKYDDAYIGYFDKNGRLMALACYNQDLGDGWEWPDRNFEEASTISFQMGVNFLIYALTH
- a CDS encoding MoxR family ATPase; this translates as MNGNDLHGNGAPDASENEILQQLQAGRTQVIEQLRKRIVGQDEVIEKVLIALFAGGHCLITGVPGLAKTLLIKSLGEILDLSYKRIQFTPDLMPADITGIDVIEEDRSKGTRQIKFIKGPIFANIILADEINRTPPKTQSALLEAMQEFQVTAGGEQLKLDRPFFVLATQNPIELEGTYPLPEAQLDRFMFNLVIDYLSAEDELEVAMSTTSDEQAPLQTVLKGEDVLAFHKLVKKVYVPKNVGEFAVSIVRSTRPASDEAPDYVKKWVRWGAGLRAIQYLLLGSKVRAVFRGRYNVAIEDIKALAPDVLRHRVLTNFYAESENVTIEQIISRLLEEAKEPVSGLS